A window from Limanda limanda chromosome 14, fLimLim1.1, whole genome shotgun sequence encodes these proteins:
- the jakmip2 gene encoding janus kinase and microtubule-interacting protein 2 isoform X1 codes for MAKKGRTKGEKPEALISALQAANEDLRSKLTDIQIELHQEKCKVSKLERDKVQEVKRVKEQEQHRHTATLTEQRAKWHEEKQKELQALRENLTRQHEQELARHAKIKDQENQRLKAALSAMRDGSGEKVRTALTMEAKEEARRFFDQERVKLLQEIMELKSVKKQTDEALSNMIQSDKMKAGDLRSEHQQHQEQISKIKWDCEKDVRRLVDEIKSKDRTIFSMERELESTSGFLQKLQLQKDMLDDQLFLVKEAECGLGSPKREIPGRAGDGAEHCGSPDMRRNQRRVADLNSTIRKLEDRNSLLVDERNEQLKRVRESEKQCKPLLDKNKLMNKRNDDLTQTIQKLEDKLRNLAKENLEMKDKISSHPPLKKLKSLNDLDQAHDDQEIAFLKLQVLEQQNMIDELTRDREKLLRKKRHKRSSRPIKRHIVVDTFFGYDEESMDSETSSVASFRMDRTPATPDDDQDQGLANEESELRFRQLTREYQALQRAYALLQEQKGGILDAEMEAKAQEQLHADVLRYKAKIEDLEKELTLRGQDSKWVEEKQLFLRRNQELLDKMDKLDSESGRMQQELQDSRDQNELLEFRILELEERERRSPPFNHLRMHPFSEGVSALQIYCMKEGVKDVCIPDLIKLLDILGDNGNLRNEEQVAIIQASTVLSLAEKWIQQIEGTEAALHQKMIDLEIEMEMFCKQKGYLEEELDYRKQALDQAYMQIQELEATLYNSLQQDKVIKYGEPLDEHQRDELRTAVEKLRRQMLRKSREFDCQILQERMELLQQAHQRIRDLEDKTEIQRRQIKDLEEKFLFLFLFFSLAFILWP; via the exons ATGGCCAAGAAAGGGCGTACGAAGGGCGAGAAGCCCGAAGCGCTCATCTCTGCCCTGCAGGCAGCCAATGAGGATCTCAGGTCCAAGCTGACGGACATTCAGATAGAGCTACACCAGGAAAAATGCAAG GTGAGCAAGCTGGAGCGCGACAaggtgcaggaggtgaagcGGGTGAAAGAGCAGGAGCAGCACCGTCACACCGCCACGTTGACAGAGCAGCGGGCCAAGTGGCACGAGGAAAAGCAGAAGGAGCTCCAGGCCCTCAGGGAAAACCTGACCCGGCAGCATGAGCAGGAGCTGGCCCGCCACGCCAAAATCAAAGACCAGGAGAACCAGAGGCTGAAAGCCGCACTGAGCGCCATGCGCGACGGCAGCGGAGAGAAG GTGCGCACAGCTCTGACGATGGAAGCCAAAGAGGAGGCTCGTCGCTTCTTCGACCAGGAGAGAGTGAAGCTCCTGCAGGAGATAATGGAGCTGAAGAGCGTTAAGAAGCAGACCGACGAGGCCCTGAGCAACATGATCCAGTCCGACAAGATGAAGGCCGGGGACCTGCGGTCcgagcaccagcagcaccaggagcAGATCTCCAAGATCAAGTGGGACTGCGAGAAGGACGTCCGCAGACTG GTGGATGAAATAAAATCTAAAGACCGCACCATCTTCTCTATGGAGAGGGAACTGGAGTCGACATCAGGGTTCCTAcagaagctgcagcttcagAAGGACATGCTGGACGATCAGCTCTTCCTCGTCAAGGAGGCCGAGTGCGGCCTGGGCAGCCCGAAGAGAGAGATCCCAGGCAGAGCTGGAGACGGAGCCGAGCACTGTGGCAGCCCG GACATGAGGAGAAACCAGAGGCGCGTTGCTGACCTCAACTCAACTATACGCAAACTGGAGGACCGCAACTCGCTGCTGGTCGACGAGAGGAATGAACAA cTGAAGCGAGTTCGAGAGTCGGAGAAGCAGTGCAAGCCCCTGCTGGACAAGAACAAGCTGATGAATAAGAGGAACGATGACCTGACCCAGACCATCCAGAAGCTGGAGGACAAACTCAGGAACCTGGCCAAGGAGAACCTGGAGATG AAGGACAAGATCAGCTCGCATCCTCCACTGAAGAAGCTCAAGTCTCTAAACGACCTGGACCAAGCCCACGATGACCAGGAAATAGCCTTTCTCAAGCTCCAAGTCCTGGAGCAGCAAAACATGATCGACGAACTGACGAGG GATCGTGAAAAACTACTAAGAAAGAAAAGGCATAAAAGAAGTTCCAGGCCAATAAAG aGGCATATCGTAGTAGATACATTCTTCGGATACGACGAGGAGTCCATGGACTCGGAGACGTCCTCGGTGGCCTCCTTCCGGATGGACAGAACTCCTGCTACTCCTGATGACGACCAGGATCAG GGTCTAGCCAATGAGGAGTCGGAGCTGCGTTTCCGTCAGCTGACCAGGGAGTACCAGGCCTTACAGCGAGCCTACGCCCTGCTGCAGGAACAGAAGGGAGGCATCCTGGATGCTGAGATGGAAGCCAAG GCTCAGGAGCAGCTCCATGCAGACGTTCTCAGGTACAAAGCCAAAATAGAGGACCTGGAGAAGGAACTGACCCTGAGGGGACAG GACTCCAAATgggtggaggagaagcagctctTCTTACGGCGGAATCAGGAGCTTTTAGACAAG ATGGATAAGTTGGACTCAGAGAGCGGTCGGATGCAGCAGGAGCTACAAGACTCCAGAGACCAGAATGAACTGTTGGAGTTCCGGATACTGGAGCTTGAG GAGCGTGAGAGGAGGTCGCCTCCGTTCAATCACCTGAGGATGCATCCGTTCTCTGAGGGAGTCAGTGCTCTGCAGATCTACTGCATGAAGGAGGGGGTGAAG GATGTGTGTATACCAGATCTCATCAAACTGCTCGACATCCTGGGAGACAACGGG AATTTAAGAAATGAAGAGCAAGTGGCCATTATTCAGGCCAGCACTGTTCTCTCACTGGCAGAAAAG tggatcCAGCAGATCGAGGGGACGGAGGCAGCACTGCACCAGAAGATGATCGACCTGGAGATCGAGATG GAGATGTTCTGTAAACAGAAAGGTTATCTAGAAGAAGAGCTGGACTACAGAAAACAGGCCCTGGACCAGGCCTACATG CAAATCCAGGAGTTGGAAGCGACGTTGTACAACTCCCTGCAGCAGGACAAG GTGATAAAGTACGGCGAGCCTCTGGATGAGCATCAGCGGGACGAGCTGCGGACGGCGgtggagaagctgaggaggcAGATGCTGAGGAAGAGTCGCGAGTTCGACTGCCAGATCCTCCAGGAGAggatggagctgctgcagcaggcgCACCAG AGAATTCGTGACCTCGAAGACAAGACGGAAATCCAGAGGAGGCAGATTAAAGATCTGGAGGAAAAG tttttgtttctgttcttgTTCTTTTCTCTTGCCTTTATCCTTTGGCCTTGA
- the jakmip2 gene encoding janus kinase and microtubule-interacting protein 2 isoform X2 — translation MAKKGRTKGEKPEALISALQAANEDLRSKLTDIQIELHQEKCKVSKLERDKVQEVKRVKEQEQHRHTATLTEQRAKWHEEKQKELQALRENLTRQHEQELARHAKIKDQENQRLKAALSAMRDGSGEKVRTALTMEAKEEARRFFDQERVKLLQEIMELKSVKKQTDEALSNMIQSDKMKAGDLRSEHQQHQEQISKIKWDCEKDVRRLVDEIKSKDRTIFSMERELESTSGFLQKLQLQKDMLDDQLFLVKEAECGLGSPKREIPGRAGDGAEHCGSPDMRRNQRRVADLNSTIRKLEDRNSLLVDERNEQLKRVRESEKQCKPLLDKNKLMNKRNDDLTQTIQKLEDKLRNLAKENLEMKDKISSHPPLKKLKSLNDLDQAHDDQEIAFLKLQVLEQQNMIDELTRDREKLLRKKRHKRSSRPIKRHIVVDTFFGYDEESMDSETSSVASFRMDRTPATPDDDQDQGLANEESELRFRQLTREYQALQRAYALLQEQKGGILDAEMEAKAQEQLHADVLRYKAKIEDLEKELTLRGQMDKLDSESGRMQQELQDSRDQNELLEFRILELEERERRSPPFNHLRMHPFSEGVSALQIYCMKEGVKDVCIPDLIKLLDILGDNGNLRNEEQVAIIQASTVLSLAEKWIQQIEGTEAALHQKMIDLEIEMEMFCKQKGYLEEELDYRKQALDQAYMQIQELEATLYNSLQQDKVIKYGEPLDEHQRDELRTAVEKLRRQMLRKSREFDCQILQERMELLQQAHQRIRDLEDKTEIQRRQIKDLEEKFLFLFLFFSLAFILWP, via the exons ATGGCCAAGAAAGGGCGTACGAAGGGCGAGAAGCCCGAAGCGCTCATCTCTGCCCTGCAGGCAGCCAATGAGGATCTCAGGTCCAAGCTGACGGACATTCAGATAGAGCTACACCAGGAAAAATGCAAG GTGAGCAAGCTGGAGCGCGACAaggtgcaggaggtgaagcGGGTGAAAGAGCAGGAGCAGCACCGTCACACCGCCACGTTGACAGAGCAGCGGGCCAAGTGGCACGAGGAAAAGCAGAAGGAGCTCCAGGCCCTCAGGGAAAACCTGACCCGGCAGCATGAGCAGGAGCTGGCCCGCCACGCCAAAATCAAAGACCAGGAGAACCAGAGGCTGAAAGCCGCACTGAGCGCCATGCGCGACGGCAGCGGAGAGAAG GTGCGCACAGCTCTGACGATGGAAGCCAAAGAGGAGGCTCGTCGCTTCTTCGACCAGGAGAGAGTGAAGCTCCTGCAGGAGATAATGGAGCTGAAGAGCGTTAAGAAGCAGACCGACGAGGCCCTGAGCAACATGATCCAGTCCGACAAGATGAAGGCCGGGGACCTGCGGTCcgagcaccagcagcaccaggagcAGATCTCCAAGATCAAGTGGGACTGCGAGAAGGACGTCCGCAGACTG GTGGATGAAATAAAATCTAAAGACCGCACCATCTTCTCTATGGAGAGGGAACTGGAGTCGACATCAGGGTTCCTAcagaagctgcagcttcagAAGGACATGCTGGACGATCAGCTCTTCCTCGTCAAGGAGGCCGAGTGCGGCCTGGGCAGCCCGAAGAGAGAGATCCCAGGCAGAGCTGGAGACGGAGCCGAGCACTGTGGCAGCCCG GACATGAGGAGAAACCAGAGGCGCGTTGCTGACCTCAACTCAACTATACGCAAACTGGAGGACCGCAACTCGCTGCTGGTCGACGAGAGGAATGAACAA cTGAAGCGAGTTCGAGAGTCGGAGAAGCAGTGCAAGCCCCTGCTGGACAAGAACAAGCTGATGAATAAGAGGAACGATGACCTGACCCAGACCATCCAGAAGCTGGAGGACAAACTCAGGAACCTGGCCAAGGAGAACCTGGAGATG AAGGACAAGATCAGCTCGCATCCTCCACTGAAGAAGCTCAAGTCTCTAAACGACCTGGACCAAGCCCACGATGACCAGGAAATAGCCTTTCTCAAGCTCCAAGTCCTGGAGCAGCAAAACATGATCGACGAACTGACGAGG GATCGTGAAAAACTACTAAGAAAGAAAAGGCATAAAAGAAGTTCCAGGCCAATAAAG aGGCATATCGTAGTAGATACATTCTTCGGATACGACGAGGAGTCCATGGACTCGGAGACGTCCTCGGTGGCCTCCTTCCGGATGGACAGAACTCCTGCTACTCCTGATGACGACCAGGATCAG GGTCTAGCCAATGAGGAGTCGGAGCTGCGTTTCCGTCAGCTGACCAGGGAGTACCAGGCCTTACAGCGAGCCTACGCCCTGCTGCAGGAACAGAAGGGAGGCATCCTGGATGCTGAGATGGAAGCCAAG GCTCAGGAGCAGCTCCATGCAGACGTTCTCAGGTACAAAGCCAAAATAGAGGACCTGGAGAAGGAACTGACCCTGAGGGGACAG ATGGATAAGTTGGACTCAGAGAGCGGTCGGATGCAGCAGGAGCTACAAGACTCCAGAGACCAGAATGAACTGTTGGAGTTCCGGATACTGGAGCTTGAG GAGCGTGAGAGGAGGTCGCCTCCGTTCAATCACCTGAGGATGCATCCGTTCTCTGAGGGAGTCAGTGCTCTGCAGATCTACTGCATGAAGGAGGGGGTGAAG GATGTGTGTATACCAGATCTCATCAAACTGCTCGACATCCTGGGAGACAACGGG AATTTAAGAAATGAAGAGCAAGTGGCCATTATTCAGGCCAGCACTGTTCTCTCACTGGCAGAAAAG tggatcCAGCAGATCGAGGGGACGGAGGCAGCACTGCACCAGAAGATGATCGACCTGGAGATCGAGATG GAGATGTTCTGTAAACAGAAAGGTTATCTAGAAGAAGAGCTGGACTACAGAAAACAGGCCCTGGACCAGGCCTACATG CAAATCCAGGAGTTGGAAGCGACGTTGTACAACTCCCTGCAGCAGGACAAG GTGATAAAGTACGGCGAGCCTCTGGATGAGCATCAGCGGGACGAGCTGCGGACGGCGgtggagaagctgaggaggcAGATGCTGAGGAAGAGTCGCGAGTTCGACTGCCAGATCCTCCAGGAGAggatggagctgctgcagcaggcgCACCAG AGAATTCGTGACCTCGAAGACAAGACGGAAATCCAGAGGAGGCAGATTAAAGATCTGGAGGAAAAG tttttgtttctgttcttgTTCTTTTCTCTTGCCTTTATCCTTTGGCCTTGA